The nucleotide window aggtaCCTTGGCTTAACTAGATACAATACAGAGAATGTAACGGCCAGGAACAAGCAGATGCTTCCCACAGTCAGGTAAGCAACCCCGAGGAAATCATTCCTTCCACCTAGCCAGCTAGTTGTTGATAGCACGAGCTTCTTCTCACCATTGAAGCTGTAAGTGTTGTAGTTGTTCTCCAACAAGACCATTATGGTATCACCAGCGTTCAGATCCGTTTCAATCTTCCCATACAGCTTCCTAAATATTGGCAAAGCCGCGGTTCGCATCCACACTATCAGGTCTTCGTGCTCACTCAACTGTATAAACAAAGAACACTCTAACTTACAACTGTTAACAAAAAGAATCTAAAGTGATCAGGGCCGGTTCAGGACACAACCAGATGAAACATTCGTTTTGGTCTCTAAATGGTTGAACTTTTTTTTCATTAAGATTAACATAAAAATGTTTATGATTTCTAAATCTCAGATCCGGCCTGAAAAGTGATACATAAGGTTTTTTTTATTACCGGTTTCTTGGGATCAAGAATTCCACCGCCTATAGGTGCTCCTGTCTGAAAGTTTTTAGGGTAGACATTTTTCCCAAACTTGCTGTCTCTGTCACTCTTCCATGAGATGTCTTTCTTATTCACAAGAAGCTCTTGGCTATTTCTTGAAAATTTATAAGTATCATTGAACAAACTCCAAGCAACAAGACCACATGGAACAATTGGGTGTCCAGCCACATTATCCTCAGGTGCACAAGTCTGCACATCATTCTCTTCTTTTGGACTTCTTAGCTGTGCATCGTTTCGGCTTTTCACATACCTACACATAGAATCAACCAGACTTGTAACTGATACCACCAACACATATTCATGACGTGAAGCCCTCATGACAATACCGTCTATGGTTTTGGTAGTAATTCTCAAGTTGGTAATATACATAGACAGGATGTTTCATAGTTTTTGTGACCTGCAGAAACAGAGAAAAGTTTGTGAAGGAGCCATAAATAAGAGAACAGCTAACATATTTATACACCACACAGAAGAAGATGTCTACCGTTATTGTTCTGTTACACATTTTATCTCCTTCACCCTGTATGTAACCGACCTTGTTGGCCCTAGATGATTCTGGAACACAGTCTGTGTCATATCGATCAAcaatctcgatcaccttcaTGCATGTATGATAATGAAACAAATCCTCAATAAGCTAGGAAACAAACATGAGAAAAAGACAGAAAACATTAGCCTAATGAAGACATACTCCCTGAGAAGCAAATAGGCAGATCACTCCGAGGGGAATGAAGACCACTCCAGCAACAAGAAATGTCAAGATCACCTGCAAATAGAAACTAGCAGTTAGAAAATAGAAAAGGAAGTAACATTCGATGTGACATAACAGAGAAGGAACTCACCCAGCTTGGAGTAAGAATTGGCTTGCAAGCTGGAAGCTCCTGCTGAGTAAATCTTGAATCTGGTAAGGAATATTTTGAGGATAACACAACACTTGTTAAGAACAGAGAGAACCCAAATCAAACTCCACGATTTGGTTTAATGGGAGAAAGATGGTAAACGTTACAAACAAAAAAGCTATAGTAATCCAACAACCAAACGTAAATTTATACAATaattcaatataaaataaaattttcgtcCAGGACGAGGATAGATTAAGACACAAAGCTGATGAACAGTATCTAGTCGTATACATCCAAGAATCAAGACCAAGCATAGAATATACAAGAATGCCTTGTGTACACACATGTAAAGATAGATTTTGCCATGATACGAAACATGGTGATCAAAAGGCATATAAATAAACATCATAAACAAAGAATAAAGTTTCTGACTTTCCGTGGGAGAAAAAACAAGAAATGCATCAATGTATGTAAGGCATGAAAAATTGTGAAAGTTAGGGGTGATAGATAGATAGATCACATTTTGGTCGCTTCGATGTTTTCTTTACACCGGAAGGCTCAGACggtcctcctcctccaccagaACTCATTGTCGAACCAAATCAAAGGATATTTTTTTTGGCAATTCTGAATAGAATAAATGATGGAGAAACAGATCCAACTCTAATGGTGGCAAAGAATGTTAGGTACGAGATGATAAAGAGAGAAATCATTTTTGGTAAAGAATTGGAAACTTTTGTGAGTACTATGCGGAGGAGCCAAAACGTGTACTATATTTATAAACCGTATTCTTGTTATCGAGTTTTTCCTTTTCTGTAAACAGTATGTCTAGTATACTATACTAGTAGTGTATACAACAAGAACCTCTCATAGCGAGAGAACTTTTTTCTCGAAACCTTtaactttcttataaaaaaaaaaaattatttcagaaGGTTTAAAGTTAGTTGACAGGATGAGACTGTTCGGTGTTTTTGCTTTCCAGTTACGGTGTTCCCGACCGACTTTGCCTCTGGCGTTGCATCGGTTCCTCTGATGATTGTCTGGCTTTAAGCGGTGGTTTTTATAGCACTTGCTTCGCCTTCGCTGGCTTCTGTCTCCAAGAAGTAAAGACTTCTTTAGTATTGCTCTCGCTGGCACCGTTAGATTTACGGATCTGCTCCTCTCTGTTCGACTGCCTTTCGCTCTGAACCTCCAATGATTCTCCTTTCCAATTAATTGAGTTTTTGCATCTTCAAACTTATCTTCATCATCAAAGATGCCGGTTCCTCACATGCAAGATAGTTGAGATGTAGCATTGATTGTAGGCGGTTGATGTCGATTCGTAGATCCACCAGTTTTGACTCTTCGGTTTGAGCATTTGtgaagattgtttttttttcagtggTTTGCCTTCGTCGTCGGCAGAGCTCTGTCGCATCTCCTCTCTGGTTCCGGTGGAAGGAAGCGGCTCCTCGTCATGACCCATATTTATTGATTGTCGGGTGATCGTCCACGTGAAAGATGATGTGTCATTGCTTGCTTTTTCGATGGGTTTTCTATTGTGGGCTGAAGGCCGCAAGTTTTTTTGTATTGGGGCATGTCTGTTTTATTGTTTAAGTTGGACTTCTGTTTAATCCTTTTGTCTTTTTATTGTGTTGGACTTTATCTTTTTGGACTTAGCCTCTTAACAAAACTTTGAGTTGACCAAAAAATTACGAATAGTGTAATGTCTTGTCAATAGGCTCTATGACCGTACACTTGTCTTGTGGGTCCTACCATCCAACCGACCACTGATATGTTAagttttatatgttattttccGTGTATTAGTTTCATGATATCGTCAATAATTTCTCAGATGTCATCCATACACTATTTTAATTTAAGCATGCTTAATTCTGAATTCTTTAATTATGACCGAAAATAATTGTATTTTGTTGACATAGATAATCTCTTGATCTTTTCAACATTAACTaccatatatatttaattgGGATTTTACAAGTAGAATTTAGGCATAAACTATGTACATATGACGTTTCCCACTATCATCTTTGGCCTATTAAAGTTTGATACCCTCATGTCCCGAAGATATGAGAGTTTGTAAATTTCAAACACATACAGTACACGTACTCTTTCCGTTATAACATGTGATCTGGTTTTATCAACCCATCTCCTACGTGCTTATATTGTCGTCAATGTGGCTACTAATATGATGTATGACTATTGTGGCTGGAATGCTAGTTTTTAACAATGTTTCTGATGTGATCTTGAACTTCTGAGCAGACCATTTTCTTCTCAGCTGTTTTTGGGAGTTTTTCTTTTGTATGATTCATTTGCTTGTTTATTTTCAACAGGGTGTACTTAACGTGCCAATGTGGTCATCGGAAATGCTCTTATGGGGATTCGTTCCTTGCTTACGAGTCCACAGGTTTCTCTAATCATCTTTGTTTCTTGTGCTACTTAGGTGAGGGAAATCATGTTCACAGGATCAACACAGAACTTGGAAAAAAATTGATGGTCTTGTTCAGGTAGAGTCATTAGTACAAGATGCTGTTTTCAAGGTTTATTTTTCCCTTAGCATCCTTGTTAAGCAAGGCcgttcatatttttatatttgtatgcAACTCAGCAATAAACAATTCTTGTATTTACCCAATTCAGGTATACTAACAGCGGTATAAGTTTATGTATTTGTTGTTGTCTTCTTAAAGGGAGCAAAAATCTTTCTCGGCGGTAAAAGGCACAGTCTAGGGATGACATTAGAAACATTTAATTAATGTTCCTTGCATTTATTTTATCAGAACTAATTAGCTTCTCTCAGGGAGGAGATTTTCAAACCCGTAGCTCTCCTTATTCGGGTCAAAAACTAAGTAGGACGCTGTCAGAATCACTATTGCAGGTATGTCCTCATGTATTCTTAGTAACCTTTTTCTATATGTTGAATTCTCGGGCTAAAAAGGTAAAGTAACTGATGAAATGTGTGTGTGCAGGACTTGCTGCTTATATATTCACAAAAGTAGTGTCCAACGATCGTGGTATTTCTCTGAAGTACTTGAATACGTACTTGTAAGAGTGAACAAAAGACTCAAATCAAAAGAGGCAAGACTAGAAATAGAAGAAGCACATCTTCCAAATTATAGCCATACATTTAATTTCTTACATGTTTTAGTCCCAGGGAGTGAAGCAGACTGGTCTTGGAAGCGAAGGATCCAAGTATGGTATGGACGAATACCTCTAGCTAGGTAACTCAGAACCCTTGTTTCTCTCATAACAACATATGCTTCATCTTATCGAATCAACTTGTTTTAGAGAGATTGAATTGATTATGATATTAGAAATCTCACATGAACATGTAAAAAAGTGTGCAAGTTTATAGATAGTTTACAAAGTGTTCTTTATATTTGGCTCGTAATGTTCATTTGCTTTCAACTTGTTTAAGGTGAATTTTTGTGTAGTATTCGGCAGTTTTGCTTTGTATATACTAAAAAGAGAGCGGTCTTGTTCTTTGATAACAATTATTAGAAATTCCTACAAAACGATTTTTCATTagtatcttattatataaaatacttcTCATGTGCCACAAAGTTTCATTTCTGTTTAAAAGGTATTCTATAGtttgttcaaaaaaacattttaacagTTAATCAAAGTTGAGAGATTGAttctaaaaatactaaaaaaatggTCTAACTGCtaaaacttttattatttagtaGATATTTTGCATATAATATGTTCAATTTTTATTGGGATCGAAATCTATTTTGCAAAGAATAACTAAATACATAGTCTTAGcctttttaaatatttacgGTCATATGATTCAAAACTTCTTAGCTATTCAAAAAAAGTTGaattatgtttcaaaatagagttAGAATACATGGTTCTGGGCCAaacttatgattttttttcttttatcgtTTTTTTATTGTGGAAAAGATAAGAAGGGCGGAAGGAATATATTCATTTCGAAGACAAAATTCGAAAGCACCTTAAAAAGATGCTTGAAGTTCAAGCAACCATggcatctattttttttttaaccgaCTTCATTGTAAATTtgtgattaattatttttgtttttaagttcTTAGTTTGCTTCAACAACAATTAGCTAATAGTGGAACATTAACTTTACCTGGTTataatatatgcaaaaaaaaaaagttagcttACAAGTAAAAGTTAGCTTGAAATCATTATTAAGAACATTAATCAAGAAAAATGAGAACTtaaatgatctttaaggaattAACTATGAAGAATGTCTGCgtatctaaaaatttt belongs to Brassica rapa cultivar Chiifu-401-42 chromosome A07, CAAS_Brap_v3.01, whole genome shotgun sequence and includes:
- the LOC103830483 gene encoding ALA-interacting subunit 5 encodes the protein MSSGGGGGPSEPSGVKKTSKRPKYSRFTQQELPACKPILTPSWVILTFLVAGVVFIPLGVICLFASQGVIEIVDRYDTDCVPESSRANKVGYIQGEGDKMCNRTITVTKTMKHPVYVYYQLENYYQNHRRYVKSRNDAQLRSPKEENDVQTCAPEDNVAGHPIVPCGLVAWSLFNDTYKFSRNSQELLVNKKDISWKSDRDSKFGKNVYPKNFQTGAPIGGGILDPKKPLSEHEDLIVWMRTAALPIFRKLYGKIETDLNAGDTIMVLLENNYNTYSFNGEKKLVLSTTSWLGGRNDFLGVAYLTVGSICLFLAVTFSVLYLVKPRQLGDPSYLSWNRSPGG